One window of Bos mutus isolate GX-2022 chromosome 29, NWIPB_WYAK_1.1, whole genome shotgun sequence genomic DNA carries:
- the ACRV1 gene encoding acrosomal protein SP-10 isoform X3: protein MKNFLLLVSLCFLGSARAASAQSDEFLGSMDHQASVQQLSREAAAGEHTLNEHTPGEQLSVEQPIGEQPLGEQSVGEQAVGEQPTNEQVASDKPAGEQSAVEPISAEQVSAESSGEQPSELPPSSTFSGPPLSCHTCSYMNDQGKCLRGEGVCSTQNSQQCMLKKIFEGGKLQFMVQGCENMCPSMNLFSHGTRMQIICCRNQSFCNKI, encoded by the exons ATGAAGAATTTCCTTCTACTAGTGAGTCTGTGTTTCCTTGGATCTGCCAGAG CAGCATCAGCTCAATCTGATGAGTTTCTTGGCTCTATGGATCATCAAGCATCAGTTCAGCAACTCTCAA GGGAGGCTGCTGCAGGTGAGCACACTCTGAATGAGCACACTCCCGGTGAACAACTTTCTGTGGAACAACCTATAGGTGAGCAGCCTCTAGGCGAACAGTCTGTCGGTGAACAGGCCGTAGGTGAACAGCCCACAAACGAACAGGTTGCAAGTGATAAACCTGCAGGAGAACAGTCTGCAGTTGAACCGATCTCAGCCGAACAGGTCTCAGCCGAATCATCAGGGGAACAGCCCTCAGAACTCCCACCTTCAAGCACATTCTCAG GCCCACCATTAAGCTGCCACACATGCTCTTATATGAATGACCAAGGGAAATGTCTTCGTGGAGAGGGAGTCTGCTCCACTCAGAATTCCCAGCAGTGCATGTTAAAGAAGATCTTTGAAG GTGGAAAACTTCAATTCATGGTTCAGGGCTGTGAGAACATGTGCCCATCCATGAACCTCTTCTCCCACGGAACCAGGATGCAAATTATATGCTGTCGAAATCAGTCTTTCTGCAACAAGATCTAG
- the ACRV1 gene encoding acrosomal protein SP-10 isoform X1, which produces MKNFLLLVSLCFLGSARAASAQSDEFLGSMDHQASVQQLSSDYFSLANPLDEALYETSSIDNTLSERGSSETAAAQHASGEPLAVEHASGPAPVDHATAVEHAPGEAAAGEHTLNEHTPGEQLSVEQPIGEQPLGEQSVGEQAVGEQPTNEQVASDKPAGEQSAVEPISAEQVSAESSGEQPSELPPSSTFSGPPLSCHTCSYMNDQGKCLRGEGVCSTQNSQQCMLKKIFEGGKLQFMVQGCENMCPSMNLFSHGTRMQIICCRNQSFCNKI; this is translated from the exons ATGAAGAATTTCCTTCTACTAGTGAGTCTGTGTTTCCTTGGATCTGCCAGAG CAGCATCAGCTCAATCTGATGAGTTTCTTGGCTCTATGGATCATCAAGCATCAGTTCAGCAACTCTCAAGTGACTACTTTTCACTTGCAAACCCTTTGGATGAGGCTTTATATGAGACTTCTTCAATCGACAACACTTTGAGTGAGCGTGGCTCAAGTGAGACCGCTGCAGCCCAACACGCTTCCGGTGAGCCCTTGGCAGTTGAACACGCAAGTGGGCCCGCTCCAGTTGATCACGCTACTGCGGTTGAGCATGCTCCAGGGGAGGCTGCTGCAGGTGAGCACACTCTGAATGAGCACACTCCCGGTGAACAACTTTCTGTGGAACAACCTATAGGTGAGCAGCCTCTAGGCGAACAGTCTGTCGGTGAACAGGCCGTAGGTGAACAGCCCACAAACGAACAGGTTGCAAGTGATAAACCTGCAGGAGAACAGTCTGCAGTTGAACCGATCTCAGCCGAACAGGTCTCAGCCGAATCATCAGGGGAACAGCCCTCAGAACTCCCACCTTCAAGCACATTCTCAG GCCCACCATTAAGCTGCCACACATGCTCTTATATGAATGACCAAGGGAAATGTCTTCGTGGAGAGGGAGTCTGCTCCACTCAGAATTCCCAGCAGTGCATGTTAAAGAAGATCTTTGAAG GTGGAAAACTTCAATTCATGGTTCAGGGCTGTGAGAACATGTGCCCATCCATGAACCTCTTCTCCCACGGAACCAGGATGCAAATTATATGCTGTCGAAATCAGTCTTTCTGCAACAAGATCTAG
- the ACRV1 gene encoding acrosomal protein SP-10 isoform X2: MKNFLLLVSLCFLGSARAASAQSDEFLGSMDHQASVQQLSSDYFSLANPLDEALYETSSIDNTLSERGSSETAAAQHASGEPLAVEHASGPAPVDHATAVEHAPGEAAAGEHTLNEHTPGEQLSVEQPIGEQPLGEQSVGEQAVGEQPTNEQVASDKPAGEQSAVEPISAEQPLGYELNCHTCSYMNDQGKCLRGEGVCSTQNSQQCMLKKIFEGGKLQFMVQGCENMCPSMNLFSHGTRMQIICCRNQSFCNKI; the protein is encoded by the exons ATGAAGAATTTCCTTCTACTAGTGAGTCTGTGTTTCCTTGGATCTGCCAGAG CAGCATCAGCTCAATCTGATGAGTTTCTTGGCTCTATGGATCATCAAGCATCAGTTCAGCAACTCTCAAGTGACTACTTTTCACTTGCAAACCCTTTGGATGAGGCTTTATATGAGACTTCTTCAATCGACAACACTTTGAGTGAGCGTGGCTCAAGTGAGACCGCTGCAGCCCAACACGCTTCCGGTGAGCCCTTGGCAGTTGAACACGCAAGTGGGCCCGCTCCAGTTGATCACGCTACTGCGGTTGAGCATGCTCCAGGGGAGGCTGCTGCAGGTGAGCACACTCTGAATGAGCACACTCCCGGTGAACAACTTTCTGTGGAACAACCTATAGGTGAGCAGCCTCTAGGCGAACAGTCTGTCGGTGAACAGGCCGTAGGTGAACAGCCCACAAACGAACAGGTTGCAAGTGATAAACCTGCAGGAGAACAGTCTGCAGTTGAACCGATCTCAGCCGAACAG CCACTGGGCTATGAATTAAA CTGCCACACATGCTCTTATATGAATGACCAAGGGAAATGTCTTCGTGGAGAGGGAGTCTGCTCCACTCAGAATTCCCAGCAGTGCATGTTAAAGAAGATCTTTGAAG GTGGAAAACTTCAATTCATGGTTCAGGGCTGTGAGAACATGTGCCCATCCATGAACCTCTTCTCCCACGGAACCAGGATGCAAATTATATGCTGTCGAAATCAGTCTTTCTGCAACAAGATCTAG
- the ACRV1 gene encoding acrosomal protein SP-10 isoform X4, whose amino-acid sequence MKNFLLLVSLCFLGSARAASAQSDEFLGSMDHQASVQQLPGEQLSVEQPIGEQPLGEQSVGEQAVGEQPTNEQVASDKPAGEQSAVEPISAEQVSAESSGEQPSELPPSSTFSGPPLSCHTCSYMNDQGKCLRGEGVCSTQNSQQCMLKKIFEGGKLQFMVQGCENMCPSMNLFSHGTRMQIICCRNQSFCNKI is encoded by the exons ATGAAGAATTTCCTTCTACTAGTGAGTCTGTGTTTCCTTGGATCTGCCAGAG CAGCATCAGCTCAATCTGATGAGTTTCTTGGCTCTATGGATCATCAAGCATCAGTTCAGCAACT TCCCGGTGAACAACTTTCTGTGGAACAACCTATAGGTGAGCAGCCTCTAGGCGAACAGTCTGTCGGTGAACAGGCCGTAGGTGAACAGCCCACAAACGAACAGGTTGCAAGTGATAAACCTGCAGGAGAACAGTCTGCAGTTGAACCGATCTCAGCCGAACAGGTCTCAGCCGAATCATCAGGGGAACAGCCCTCAGAACTCCCACCTTCAAGCACATTCTCAG GCCCACCATTAAGCTGCCACACATGCTCTTATATGAATGACCAAGGGAAATGTCTTCGTGGAGAGGGAGTCTGCTCCACTCAGAATTCCCAGCAGTGCATGTTAAAGAAGATCTTTGAAG GTGGAAAACTTCAATTCATGGTTCAGGGCTGTGAGAACATGTGCCCATCCATGAACCTCTTCTCCCACGGAACCAGGATGCAAATTATATGCTGTCGAAATCAGTCTTTCTGCAACAAGATCTAG